TACCAGTAATCGGAAGGCTCGTTGCGTTATGGTTGACTCTGAACCTAAGGTGGTGCAGACCGTCTACAACCGTTATGCCGATATTATGCGGGCTGAAAACGTTGTCTGCGGTCACTCTGGTCGCGGGAATCACTGGGCGTTAGGTTATTACGGTCTCAATAATCCAAAAAGTAGTCGGTGTGCTGAGAAAGCCGCCGCATCCCGTCCATTTCAGGTCACGAAGGATCAGCGGCGGGGTGACAACTTTGTTGTACGCGATGCTCTTCGCGCCATCTATGCCGAAACACGTCGCACAGATGACACGGAGGAGTTTGAGGCAATTTTGGTATTACACAGTTTAGCTGGTGGTACAGGCAGCGGTATGGCTTCGCTACTGTTAGAGAAGATACGGTACTACTTCATTGAACCGACTGAAGACGAACTTGCAAATGCGGACGAGAAAGCGGAGGCGGACATGATGTGGAACGACGGACTGGATGGTATGCTGATGCACAAACGGCGAGCCCTATTTCTTATCAGCATTGCAGTCGCACCACAATCCATTGGGGAAATATCCACCCAAAGTTTGAATGCAGCACTTACTCTGCATGCCTTGCGGATCGTAGATGCTGTGCTGCTGTTACGCAACGACGACTGCCTGAGGGCGCGGGATGATCGAGCTGCTGGTCCGCGTGGGGCCGGAGGGAAGGAGaccatttcctcttcttcttccctttccctccttaaACCTTGTGCAACCTTCACCGAGGTGAACGAAGTTTTCGTGACGTTGTTGATGCCCGTGCTCTTGTACGGTGTGGGGGAGAGTCCTATTTGTAATCTTGTGCTATCGTGCTCCCCGAGTCATAGAAAAATGAACAACATCTTGACGATTGTGCCTACACCGCAGCGTCACTACCTGCGGTTCAAGGAGTCCTCCATTCTCTCACGTTTCTACTGCATCACTGGTGCGAAGTCACACCTGCCATCCGTGTGTCCAACAGTTCCTGTGGAGTTGTTGCACACCTCGAGGTCTCTTCAGTCGACGGATCCTGTGCATTCTAGGGAGGAGGTAAAGATACCGAAACCGCTGTATCTGAGCTTTGTTCAACCTGGGTCAAAGAAGCGTTCTCCGGCGGCTACACTTCTGACTGAAATTGAGGGTGTCCTCGTTATGAACCAGGCGCGTGAACTAAATGCACAGTTGCTGTTCCCTCTCTTGCGAACAGCAGCAGTGAAGGTAAAGGCAGGTGCTTTCATGTCCACATTTCTGGATTCCGGAGTGGCGGCAGAGCGCATTCAGTTGGCGATCAAGAGTGTTGCTCTTAAGCTTGCTGATGCGGAGGAGGATTGATTTTCggtgtttccccttcttccccaCCAGTTTCCAATGAGACGGTTGTCTCCACGGAGGGCGTGATacattgctttccttttggttGCAGTGCGGAAGGGggagtatatatattttttatgttCGTCGGATTCCCAGCTCCAATTTGTCTTGTTTGTGAATTCTTTGTCAAGTGGCGCAGCGGCGAGTGGATGGACAATGAATCTGTCATTGCCATGATCAGAGTATTTATTCCATTGTCACGCGTAACGTCAGCGTGCGTCTACATTCGCCACCGCATACTCGTCACATTCCATATCtgtctgtttgtttattttttaattttggtATCCCTTAtgtgttttcccctttactctCGACTTACCTGTGTTAGCATGCGACATGAGGCCACTGAGGTGTAGTTTTGGTCGCAGGCACCGCGTGACGAGCGCGGCATTTGGCGTTTCCCAGTTTCCTTCTAGCAGTAGCACCTTCTCAGCATCGTGCCGGTGGGTGGTGATACCACCAGTGGAACCCATAACTAGCGCATCCGCATCCgcgtcctcttcctcttcctcctcgcGCAAAGGTGAGTGCCGCACATCGTATCGTTTCGCAGTTAAGGATGAAGAGCGAGGGCTATACGATCATGGCGTTACACCCGATGCTCGAACTCTTGCTGCGGAGGCTGAAGCGCAATATCGTGCCAGCTCCGAGTTCCTTCACGCACCTGCCGGTGGTTTACCCGCCCCGGAACTACACATGGAGGTGGACGGCACATCGGTTTCCTGCATTGCAGCACCATTTGGAGAAGAGTACGTTCCATCAAGTAAGGAACGCTTTGCGCACCGTGGACACGTGGGGGACCTGAGCAGGCAACGTACTTCGGACCGAAAGTACCTTTTGGATGCCCGGTCGCACCTGAATATCCGTAAGGAGCGGCAACTAAGTGAATTACTGTCCGCCCCCATGCCACTTTTGCAGAAATCAAATGAAATCCAGCAGATGCTTCTGTCGGATTTCTACCCTCAAAATCTTGTTGTGTCATCTCGCAACGTAGAGGCCGTCATTGCCCTATGGGCGCAGTGTAGCCTTGAACAGTGCATCGCTGGGCTCAACAGTCAACGACCAGAGAATCTTTTAGCCCCGTCAGCTGACACAACTTGTCATGAAGTGGACGCAGTGGATAGTGTGCCGTTTCTCAACCATATGAAGCGATTGTATTTTCATTCCAGACAAACCCACGTGGCACCAACTCCCCTTGTTCTGGAGTATGTGATGACAGCATTAGGCAACGTGACCACTGCAGACAGTCGCGTTTTTCACCTAGCCAACCGGCTCCTGTTGGATGCGGACAAGTACGTTATATTACCGACGCGTACCACCTACGCCGCGTTCTTCACTATATGCTCGCTCCATAACGCAATGCCGTTTGCGCTTTCCCGCTTCAAGGATGCGGTTGTTAATCTCCACGTAGCTGTTGACGCTACTATGGCGTCGGCAATACTTGAGGGGTTGGTACAAAATGGCTTGGTGGAGGAAGCAGTGCTCTTATTAGCTCGGCTTCAACACGTTCCGATGGACGTACAACTGTTAAACACGGCACTCGAAGTGCTTTTGCTGTCAAAACAGCCACAATCCTGCTTTTCTGCGTTTGAAGCTGTTAGACACTCTGGGGTAGAGCCCACAGCAGACACTTATACTCTGCTTTTGCTAGCGTGCGAGCGCTCCGGCCTCTGGGGGAATACAACCGCAATTCTTGCTGACATGCAAATGCGTCGCGTAAAGGGGGATGGGAGGACACTGAACCTGCTACTCAAGGGCCTTCTCACCGAACGCCTCCATGGTTATTCGAGGCAGTTATATGAGACGATggtaaacaaaaatgtgGAGGTATGGCCAGCGTTGGAGTCTCACATGAAGTCACGAACAGCTGGGGGCGAACAATTAAAACGTGGTTCAACTATTAAAACCTCGAAGTCAAGTCAGCCGTCGTAGCGTCATGGTTACGTTGTGGAGTTGTCTACGTTGGTTGGTGTACGTGTgtctgtgtttgtgttaGTAACATGCAAAAGGACGTAGTTCCCTCATCCAACCGTCATGCTGGTGAAACTGGGCGGTTGTTTGGGTTTGTTAAATGAGACAGTTAATCCCCTTAAAGTACTGTTGCGTTGCTGATTCCATCTAtcgtgtgtgttttgtttccttgtgTTTTAGTCCATCTCCTAATTTTCATTGTTCTCCCCTGTTCCCCccgttttttctccttcttgctACCAAATACCGTGTGCGCGTTTGCTCCCGACATGGCTTTCATTTTTGGGTTGTCTTCAACCGAAGGAGGACTAGTATATTCGACCCTCAAGCGCGCAGCATGCTTTCGTATACAGTGAAGGAGGAAGTAAAGGATGAAAAGCTCCCCGGAGCTAACAACTTCGCTGACGTCGGAGGATCATTGGAGGATGAGGAACCCATGACGCTGTACACGTGCGCGAATTGCACGCGCGTTGTAGCATTATGCCCGTCCTCCCAACTCATGTGTACGCATTGCGTTCATCGTACGGGTTCCTCTACAGTGTTCTACAAGGTTCGCCAGCAACCCACAACATATGACACTATTTGATAACACAAAGCCATTTAGGAGATGGTGCCCTTCCGGCTGACGCCTACATTGCCTCGGTTGTGGCGGCCCCCTGTTGTGCGAGTACGGAAGAGGTGACTGAATTGATTCTCTTTCGCGCACTCCTCCGCGACGAACGCCATCAGTTgcgcacatacacacacacatacacaattCTCTATGCCAAATTTCTGTCTGTGTGTACTGATTCTTTTGTTGAATATGTCAGTAaatttttactattttgtttctttctcagCCACGTTTATGTCCGTGcccctttattttatttattttatactCCATGCATTCCAGCGTTTGCCCTCACAATAGTTTCACCGTTGCAACTATGATGAACAGGCCGCCGCCCCAGCAGGCGATGCGGTCAGCAGCAACCAAAGATGTTGTGCCCCAACCCCAGTGCGTCTGCGCAAGTTGCTTCTCACCGCTTCCGTTACCTCGTCCCGACGCAACAGGAACACCGTTTCAATGCCCCCAATGCCGAATGGCTGGTATAGATATGAAAGTGCTTTACACCCGTCGTGCGTTCCCAACAGAGCATAGTACAAACTGAAGGGCGGGTGTTAAGCCCCATTCTGggatgttattttttcttgtaccACATTTACGGTAAGGGTGCAAGAGTGGGAGCTGACAGAGGGCAGTGGATTACGGTtcgagggaggggaaagtatATGAAAGTTGGGTGTGCTCTCGCTTTTGTAGGCATGTATGTTTTACTCATACTGGAAACGTATCCGTCCCCGAGCTATTCTTTTTTGGCTTCCGCATCTTTAGCAACCCGTGTGCTCAAGGAGGGCGATGAGAGGTGCTCATATCTTCAACAGTTTTACCTTGTGTCCGTGGTGGCTTATCGTGCCAAATTCATTTTCTTGCATTCCTTATCTGGAGCGCTCAGCAGCCCGTCTGTACGTGATCTGGGCACACTCCTGTTTATTCTTGTGTTATCGTGTGAAGTCAGAGATAGATTGCAAAGCACTACAGCCTGTTAAGCGACAAAACGGGGTGTGTTACcggtttcttcttcttactactaaaacatatttttcctttttaaaattttcaagTATTAACCGAAAGTCAGTTGGGTGTGGGCCGTTAGGGTGTGCCTCTGTAAATTTGTTTATAGTTCAGCGGAGGAGGTCTCTCCACGCACAAACCAGTGCGTGTTtaggaggtggtggtgggaggtTGAGggatttttgtgtgttgccACTACGCAAACACAAGCGGCCAAATAAGGTGTAAATTCGGTTGCCGTCCTCGTTAGCGTACGTCTTGTGTTGACATTGAGGTCGCAGCACCATGTTCGTGCGGTCTTTCTGTTTCCTGCGTAAATATGGCAGCAAGTCAAAGACACCGGACCTCAAGACAAGTTTCACCAAAACCACTAACTTCCGAAAGGCGGAGAAAATTAGTATCACCACAACAGATGGGGAAATAGTAAAGGGCCGCGGTAAGATACGGCGGCGCACCCACAGCGCACTAAAAGAAGCCATTGGGGCCATGGAGCACCCCGCGATTTGGCTCTGGTACCCGTGGCGTATGAATCCTGAACCCCCGACACCGCACATGCCCCAACGCCGTGCCCTGAAAAACGTTCATGGCGCGGTATTTAACGATCTAACACCCGTACAGAAGAAACGGCAGGAGCAGATGTTGTATGGCGTTAACATACCGGAGACGCGACAAATGAAGTTTGAGGAGCAACATCCGCTGCTTGCTGGAGCGCTGCGGAAGCTTGAGGGTCAGCCGAAGGGTTTCCCGTTTTGGTACAGAAAGTATCCGACACGTCGTCACGCCTACGAGTACCGTTTTAGCATTCCTGTGGAGATGTTAGACGGGTACAACGATGACGTAAAAAAGGCTCTCTCAAAAGGTATGATGTCGATTCAGGAAAAACAGTTCGCTCAAGAAGCCATGTACATGGAGCGTTACGCCGAACACGACTTCGATACCACAAGCCCGGCGGTGCTAGCGGTTAAACGCGCGCTTAAGTGCCGTGTGCTACGAAACCACCTTCTGACCAATCCGCACAATAACATTATCAAGACAGTGTTGGCGAACACGGAGCGGAAACTTAACCACGCCCTGCGCAGACTGCGTAAGGTAGATTTTAAGAAGTACTGGGAAATCATTCGTGACCACGATGTGCAGGATATACTTCAGCCTCCCAACCTCGTCACATACCGTCAGGGATCGTACTGGAAATATGACTGGAATGCAGGCTTGGCAATATCAACAAATCTTGCGGATGTGATGGATCCTCGTGGTTTAAATGGTTGCGTTGAAACGGGCCGATCCCGCTCGGAGGTCGCGCGTGATCTCGGCCTCTCATATACTCGGCCTCTGCATGAGAATGAGAAGAAACAGTTGTCTCACCAAGCCGTCTACTATGAGCGGCTGGCTAAATTTAAAATGGAGCAACCCGAAGCGGCACGGGCGATGGAGCGTGAGCGGTTCGTGCGGAAATTCTCCGGCATGTTTGTGAAGATGGACATTCGTTCGGGAGCACCAGACTTCCCAAGCACATATCGTAGGTTACTTGGAACAAAGGTGGTGCGATGGGCGTCTAAGCGACACGGCCCCAATTAgtcgcacacacacgcgtaCGTTTCGGCTTAAGTGTTGGATAAGGCATTTTAACTCAATCATGTTTGTTCGCCTTCTATTGGTGGTGCGTGGACATGCGTTTGTCATAGACCAACACAGTGGTTTTGGCTGAGGCATATTGTTTTCTCCGTCTTGAACCTTTGTCTGCTTGGGCTTGAGTTCTAAtcacttcgcttttttttttacatttataATTTTGTAGCGTTTCTCTTTTAAAATATGAGACTTCTTTGTTACCACTCTTTGTGCAGCATCGATGGTTcctaaacaaacaacaacgttACGGGTACGACatagcagttttttttctttattgatGATTATCTTCTCGCTAATGGtggtgaaaataaaaaggaatgcGAAGGTTTAGATTGGCTCTACTGTGTTTGATGCATATGCGGCAGTAAATGGCGTGGTCGTGGAAGTGGATATATATTTGAGGCTGCGATTTCGTTTTGCAACGATGGCAACATTAATTGGGTATATTTGATGAGGTGAGCCAAACTGCCCGCGCAACCGTCATTTTGCCGTAATGCTGTGAAAGTTGTGCGTTTTCATTGGTTGTTTTACCCATTGTGTGTAATacggaggaaagggaaattgAGTAGGTGGTTGTGCAGTGGTAATATTGAGTGTATGTTATTTGATGTTGATTGTGATCGTCGCGGGCATACGTCGGATGCTAAGTTGCGTTTATTCACCTGTTGAAATCCCATAATTCCAGCTGACAGGCTCTGTTGAAACATATTAATAATGCTTGCTTATTTTCCACTCTTatactgtctttttttttttacattttgtgCTGTACTTCATTTGTTGGTGAAATTTACCGTCtatattttcaaaaaaaagaaggggagaaaaggggagaTCATTGGGTCGCTGGTTTATTACTGTCTGCGACCATTTCGCACATCCGTATCCACGGTATTGTCAACCCCTCCCGCTTCGGTGATTTTATTATAGTTACTCCATTTTTATCGTCACTGAagctccttctgtttttaaCATATATAAACGGGGCGAGTTCGTGTTCGTATTAAACGATGGGTTACACACGGGAGCGTACTAATCGCCATTTTTTTGTAGCGCGGGCCAACGCCTTCTTTTCACGGCTTCCCATCGCCCGCGTCCAACGTTCCCTTGCGATGGAGGCCGTACGTGAAGGGCGTATGCGACCGTGGAAATATACGAAGGAACAAATATTGGGTGCACCAGTGACATGCAATTTTGAGTATAACCCGCGTCCAGTGCGGCTTATCGGAACGGTGATGGACGCCCACACGGAGGAGACGAGTATTAAAGGCGGCTTGAAGGTGTACGCACGAAATGAGGAAACGAACA
This region of Trypanosoma brucei brucei TREU927 chromosome 1, complete sequence genomic DNA includes:
- a CDS encoding zeta tubulin, producing the protein MAIVVVQVGQCGNQLGEELWRQLSIATDKGAVRSPFFTSNRKARCVMVDSEPKVVQTVYNRYADIMRAENVVCGHSGRGNHWALGYYGLNNPKSSRCAEKAAASRPFQVTKDQRRGDNFVVRDALRAIYAETRRTDDTEEFEAILVLHSLAGGTGSGMASLLLEKIRYYFIEPTEDELANADEKAEADMMWNDGLDGMLMHKRRALFLISIAVAPQSIGEISTQSLNAALTLHALRIVDAVLLLRNDDCLRARDDRAAGPRGAGGKETISSSSSLSLLKPCATFTEVNEVFVTLLMPVLLYGVGESPICNLVLSCSPSHRKMNNILTIVPTPQRHYLRFKESSILSRFYCITGAKSHLPSVCPTVPVELLHTSRSLQSTDPVHSREEVKIPKPLYLSFVQPGSKKRSPAATLLTEIEGVLVMNQARELNAQLLFPLLRTAAVKVKAGAFMSTFLDSGVAAERIQLAIKSVALKLADAEED